In the genome of Candidatus Delongbacteria bacterium, the window GATTTTGTTTTAAATGTTTTTGACAACCGATAATAAAACTGGCTTTTTGAATATCGTTTGTTACAACAAATTGAACATTCAATTTTGACAATGCTTCTTTGATAAAATTATTGGAAATCGAATAAGGATAAATTACTAATTTTTTAGATTCGATTTGTGAAGAGTGGTGATTCTTTACTCCATTAATCTCGGTCCAAGTACGATCCAAAATTTGATTGTTTTTGTAGAAACTTCGAAATTGGTTTTGAAAAACGTTATTAGAAGATTGAGGATTTTGACATTTAATTTCCACTTTTTCAGGTAAGGAAAGTTGTCGAATTTGTTCCGTAATAGAAATATTACGAAGGAGAGAATCAACTGATGAACTGACATCTTCATGAACTGTCCATGCGTTTGAAGAATTAATCTCAATGACAACTTCAAATGTTGGATAGAATTTTCGTTCCAAAATACTTTTTTGCGTTCCCCGACGTTTTGCTTCCTCATCACTTAAGATAACATATTGAATTCCACCAATTAATTCGGCTAAGGATGGGTTTTTAATTAAGTTTTCCAAACTGTTTCCATGGGTTGTTCCAACAAGTTTAACTCCTTTTTCAGCAATTGTTCTAGCAGCTAATACTTCCAGTTCCGTTCCAATTTCATCAATAATAATGACCTGTGGCATATGATTTTCAACTGCTTCAATCATGACTTGATGTTGTAATTCCGTTTTTGAAACTTGCATTCGTCTTGCTCGACCAATTCCAAAATGAGGTATGTCACTATCGCCGGCAATTTCATTTGCCGTATCAATAATAATTACTCGTTGTTTCATTTCATCGGCTAAAATACGACCTATTTCTCGAATAATAGTTGTTTTTCCAACCCCCGGTCTACCTAAAATTAAAATAGACTTTTCCGATTGTAACAAATCATGAATTGCGGAAATTGTTCCAAATACAGCTCGACCAACTCGACACGTTAATCCATGTATTAAAAACTGTCGATTTCTGATACAACTAATTCGATGTAGTGTTCGTTCAATTCCAGCACGATTTTCATTACTAAAATTACTAAGTCGTTGGGTCATATAGTCGATATCTTGCCATGAAATAGTTTTGGGAGATAGGTATTCTGGTCCATAATTAAATCTTGCTTCTGGGCGTCGTCCAAGATCTAAAACAATTTCAATTAATTTGTGTTTGGAAGGATGATTAAATAGGTAGTCTTGAAGAGGAAAGGGTAAAATTTCAATTAGTTTTTCGAATTCATTATCAGCATTCATAGTGATTTTTGTGAATAGAAGTTTCTAATTTAAATTAGGTGTAAAAATTAAGTCTAATTTAAATTAGAGTAATTTGTTACTTCGTTAATTCCATTAATGATTGGAAAGTCGAAGTATCTAAGATAGCAATTTGGGATAACATTTTTCGATTTAGATCAATATTGGATTTTTTAAATTTATGAATTAATTGACTATACGAGATTCCACTAAATCTAGAAGTGGCGTTAATTCTACTAATCCAAATTCGTCGAAAGATTCGTTTTTTCTGTTTTCGACCAATATAAGAATAACGTAAAGCTTTCATAACTTGTTGATTGGCAACTCTGAATAAAGCTGAGTGTGCTCCTCGATATCCACTTGCTAATGACAAAATTTTCTTACGACGTTTTCGTGCTACATTTCCACGTTTGACTCTAACCATTTTGTTTGTGTAATTATTGATTAATAAGGTAACATTAGTTTGATTGCAATTGTATCACTTGGTTTGACACAAAGAACCTGTGATAATTTCCGTTTTTGTTTATTCGATTTTTTCCGTAATAGATGACCTTTAAAAGCATGGCGGCGTAAAAAATTATTCGTTCCCGTAACTTTATATCGTTTTGCCGCAGCTTTACGAGTTTTTAATTTTGGCATAATCTGGTTAGTTTTATTTATAAAAAAATAGAGTGAAAAAAGTGGTTTCATTGAACTGTAGATTGGAAGAGATTCAAGGCAAACTATTCTTTATTGCGACAGTCCTTGGAATTAAATTTATCTTTTCACTTGTGACGTTCTCTTTCTTGACTAAATTGATTAAAAAGTAGTAGCTTAGTTACAGTTTTTAGACTTTTTTCCCGAAATCGATTGTTAGCCGTATCATATTGAATAATACTCCTCTTGTCAAGAAAAAGAGAGTTTTTCTTGACTTCAATGGACAAAATTACAAAATCAAGCATCTAAACTTCAAAAGGTAAAAGTGAGATTTTGAGAAGAGTTTTCGAATTCTTACGACGAAAGTCTTGAATAAAACGACTGTTAATAATGATAAGACTATTTTCATTAATTACAATTAGTCGAAATAAACTGAAAGAGTTAGAAATTAATTAAAATACAATCTTTTTGTAAAATTCGTGAGCTTCGAACGGTTTAGAACTTGCAGAATTTTACAAAATTTAGTATTATTCTTTTAGACTTAGAATTTTACCTTATCAATCTTTGATAATAAACTCGATTCGGGATATAGCTCAGTTTGGTAGAGCACCTGCTTTGGGAGCAGGGGGT includes:
- a CDS encoding AAA family ATPase → MNADNEFEKLIEILPFPLQDYLFNHPSKHKLIEIVLDLGRRPEARFNYGPEYLSPKTISWQDIDYMTQRLSNFSNENRAGIERTLHRISCIRNRQFLIHGLTCRVGRAVFGTISAIHDLLQSEKSILILGRPGVGKTTIIREIGRILADEMKQRVIIIDTANEIAGDSDIPHFGIGRARRMQVSKTELQHQVMIEAVENHMPQVIIIDEIGTELEVLAARTIAEKGVKLVGTTHGNSLENLIKNPSLAELIGGIQYVILSDEEAKRRGTQKSILERKFYPTFEVVIEINSSNAWTVHEDVSSSVDSLLRNISITEQIRQLSLPEKVEIKCQNPQSSNNVFQNQFRSFYKNNQILDRTWTEINGVKNHHSSQIESKKLVIYPYSISNNFIKEALSKLNVQFVVTNDIQKASFIIGCQKHLKQNLKIKQLAQEKQIPVYSVNQVSIYQFLKVIQTF
- the rplT gene encoding 50S ribosomal protein L20, with protein sequence MVRVKRGNVARKRRKKILSLASGYRGAHSALFRVANQQVMKALRYSYIGRKQKKRIFRRIWISRINATSRFSGISYSQLIHKFKKSNIDLNRKMLSQIAILDTSTFQSLMELTK
- the rpmI gene encoding 50S ribosomal protein L35, producing the protein MPKLKTRKAAAKRYKVTGTNNFLRRHAFKGHLLRKKSNKQKRKLSQVLCVKPSDTIAIKLMLPY